In one Cupriavidus taiwanensis genomic region, the following are encoded:
- a CDS encoding peroxidase-related enzyme: MSDTAFPISRYAVPALADLPDDIRARILEVQEKAGFVPNVFLALAYRPDEFRAFFAYHDALMLKDGGLTKGEREMIVVATSAANQCLYCVVAHGAILRIYEKKPLVADQVAVNYLKADIPPRQRAMLDFAMKVCTASHEVGEADFDALRAHGFSDEDAWDIAAITAFFGLSNRMANTIGMRPNDEFYLMGRVPKAK; the protein is encoded by the coding sequence ATGTCAGACACGGCATTCCCGATCAGCCGCTACGCCGTTCCGGCGCTGGCCGACCTCCCCGACGATATCCGCGCGCGCATCCTGGAAGTCCAGGAGAAAGCCGGCTTCGTTCCCAACGTCTTTCTGGCGCTGGCGTACCGTCCGGACGAATTCCGCGCCTTCTTCGCCTATCACGATGCGCTGATGCTCAAGGACGGCGGCCTGACCAAGGGCGAGCGCGAGATGATCGTGGTCGCCACGTCCGCCGCCAACCAGTGCCTGTATTGCGTGGTGGCGCATGGCGCGATCCTGCGCATCTACGAGAAGAAGCCGCTGGTCGCGGACCAGGTCGCGGTGAACTACCTGAAGGCCGACATCCCGCCGCGCCAGCGCGCCATGCTCGACTTCGCCATGAAGGTCTGCACCGCTTCGCATGAAGTCGGCGAGGCCGATTTCGACGCGCTGCGCGCGCACGGCTTTTCCGACGAGGACGCCTGGGATATTGCCGCCATCACCGCGTTCTTCGGCCTGTCCAACCGCATGGCCAATACCATCGGCATGCGCCCGAACGACGAGTTCTACCTGATGGGACGGGTACCGAAGGCGAAGTAG
- the msbA gene encoding lipid A export permease/ATP-binding protein MsbA: MASRLWSYLRPELRIFIGAILAMAVVAASEGVIPKVVNDLLDKGFGGDYAGTLWHVPAILTGVALIRGVAQFASGYLLNLISNRVLLKMRLQMFERLLQAPASFYHRNTAASLINAVIFEVNQVLQILTSVFITLVRDSLTVVALLIYLFYTNWRLTLIVAVILPVIGYLMSKINRRLRKLNRDHQTYTNNAAYVVEEAVGGYKVVKLHGGEAYELRRFRTVAERLKNYSMRMAVAGGLNQPVTAFLAALALSVIITIAMVQAQANQTTVGGFTGFVMAMLLLISPLKHLTDINQPLTRGITAAEMIFRLIDEPVEPQDGGKALARARGELAFEQIGFRYGEAPRAALEGIDLRVSPGEVVALVGPSGSGKTTLVNLVPRFFDPTSGRILLDGVPLTELALKDLRNQIAFVSQDVVLFNDTVAANVAYGAQPGSEIDMGRVERALAAAYLTETVKGLPEGVQTNIGDNGMKLSGGQRQRLAIARALYKDAPILILDEATSALDSESERQVQAALEELMKGRTTLVIAHRLSTIENADRIAVLDHGRVAETGTHAQLLAANGLYAGLHRIQFASH; this comes from the coding sequence ATGGCCAGCCGGCTCTGGTCTTACCTGCGCCCCGAGTTGCGCATCTTCATCGGCGCCATCCTCGCCATGGCGGTGGTGGCCGCCAGCGAAGGGGTGATCCCCAAGGTGGTCAACGACCTGCTCGACAAGGGCTTCGGCGGCGACTACGCCGGCACGCTGTGGCATGTGCCGGCGATCCTGACCGGCGTCGCGCTGATCCGCGGCGTGGCGCAGTTTGCCTCGGGCTACCTGCTCAACCTGATCTCGAACCGCGTGCTGCTGAAGATGCGGCTGCAGATGTTCGAGCGCCTGCTGCAGGCGCCGGCGTCGTTCTACCACCGCAATACCGCGGCGTCGCTGATCAACGCGGTGATCTTCGAGGTCAACCAGGTGCTGCAGATCCTGACCAGCGTGTTCATCACGCTGGTGCGCGATTCGCTGACCGTGGTCGCGCTGCTGATCTACCTGTTCTACACCAACTGGCGCCTGACGCTGATCGTCGCGGTGATCCTGCCGGTGATCGGCTACCTGATGTCGAAGATCAACCGCCGGCTGCGCAAGCTCAACCGCGATCACCAGACCTATACCAACAATGCCGCCTATGTGGTCGAAGAGGCCGTGGGCGGCTACAAGGTGGTCAAGCTGCATGGCGGCGAGGCCTATGAGCTGCGGCGCTTCCGCACCGTGGCCGAGCGGCTCAAGAACTACTCGATGCGCATGGCGGTCGCGGGCGGGCTGAACCAGCCGGTCACGGCGTTCCTGGCGGCGCTGGCGCTGTCGGTGATCATCACCATCGCCATGGTGCAGGCGCAGGCCAACCAGACCACGGTGGGCGGCTTTACCGGCTTCGTGATGGCGATGCTGCTGCTGATCTCGCCGCTCAAGCACCTGACCGATATTAACCAGCCGCTGACGCGCGGCATCACCGCCGCCGAGATGATCTTCCGGCTGATCGACGAACCGGTCGAGCCGCAGGATGGCGGCAAGGCGCTCGCCCGCGCCCGCGGCGAACTGGCGTTCGAGCAGATCGGCTTCCGCTATGGCGAGGCGCCGCGGGCCGCGCTCGAAGGCATCGACCTGCGCGTCAGCCCGGGCGAGGTGGTGGCGCTGGTGGGGCCGTCGGGCAGCGGCAAGACCACGCTGGTCAACCTGGTGCCGCGCTTCTTCGACCCGACCTCCGGGCGCATCCTGCTCGACGGGGTGCCGCTGACCGAGCTGGCGCTCAAGGACCTGCGCAACCAGATCGCCTTCGTCAGCCAGGACGTGGTGCTGTTCAACGACACGGTCGCGGCCAATGTGGCCTATGGCGCGCAGCCCGGCAGCGAGATCGACATGGGGCGCGTCGAGCGCGCGCTGGCGGCGGCCTACCTGACCGAGACCGTCAAGGGCCTGCCCGAGGGCGTGCAGACCAATATCGGCGACAACGGCATGAAGCTGTCCGGCGGCCAGCGCCAGCGCCTGGCGATCGCGCGCGCGCTGTACAAGGATGCACCGATCCTGATCCTGGACGAGGCCACCTCGGCGCTGGACTCGGAATCGGAGCGCCAGGTGCAGGCGGCGCTGGAAGAGCTGATGAAGGGCCGCACCACGCTGGTGATTGCGCACCGGCTGTCGACCATCGAGAATGCCGACCGCATCGCCGTGCTCGACCACGGCCGCGTCGCCGAGACCGGCACCCACGCGCAGCTGCTCGCGGCCAATGGCCTGTACGCCGGGCTGCACCGGATCCAGTTCGCCAGCCATTAG
- a CDS encoding glycosyltransferase family 25 protein, producing the protein MIGAYVINLESAEARRQRIAGQLTRLGVPFQVFPAVNGRALSEDEVARRYDAQAASASYRPMSRGEIGCALSHLGVYRKMLEDGASLALVLEDDALLGDDVPAVLAALAAEMDPARPDVVLLSHVDKFTRWGTRPLGPGRKLVRRYGEWWRAHGYVVTRAAAERLVAGLQPTWCAADYWSAFERRGLVSVRAVVPYCIGLTELAEASSLETHRADLDATDKARRSVGYYLRRYVYQRFLFQVFVRPFLRVARQKRPG; encoded by the coding sequence ATGATCGGCGCCTACGTGATCAATCTCGAAAGCGCCGAGGCCCGCCGCCAGCGCATTGCCGGCCAGCTGACTCGTCTCGGCGTGCCGTTCCAGGTGTTCCCCGCCGTGAACGGCCGCGCCTTGTCCGAGGATGAAGTCGCGCGCCGCTACGATGCGCAGGCCGCCAGCGCCAGCTACCGCCCGATGAGCCGCGGCGAGATCGGCTGCGCGCTGAGCCATCTCGGGGTCTACCGCAAGATGCTCGAAGACGGCGCCAGCCTGGCCCTGGTGCTGGAAGACGATGCGCTGCTGGGCGATGACGTGCCGGCGGTGCTGGCGGCGCTGGCGGCCGAGATGGACCCGGCCCGCCCGGACGTCGTGCTGCTGTCGCATGTCGACAAATTCACCCGCTGGGGCACCCGGCCGCTGGGCCCGGGGCGCAAGCTGGTGCGACGCTATGGCGAATGGTGGCGCGCCCATGGCTATGTCGTCACCCGTGCCGCGGCCGAGCGGCTGGTGGCCGGGCTGCAGCCGACCTGGTGCGCTGCCGACTACTGGTCCGCGTTCGAGCGGCGCGGGCTGGTGTCGGTGCGCGCCGTGGTCCCGTACTGCATCGGCCTGACCGAACTGGCCGAGGCCTCGTCGCTGGAAACGCATCGCGCCGACCTCGACGCCACCGACAAGGCGCGCCGCAGTGTCGGCTATTATCTGCGCCGCTATGTCTACCAGCGCTTCCTGTTCCAGGTCTTCGTCAGGCCCTTCCTGCGCGTCGCGCGCCAGAAGCGGCCGGGCTAG
- the waaC gene encoding lipopolysaccharide heptosyltransferase I: MKRILIVKLTSLGDMVFTQPLVADLQRAFPGVKIDWIADSYCADVPRWNPNIERVIAAPLRGFKKARSWAGVREIFAALRALRREKYDAVLDVHGVYKSAIVTFLARTRHRYGYPVQELGESGARFAYNHVFQPFVEEDCARNRMRRAVSRALGYAMTRDMDYGLEMPADTPAAAGKGPYAMLFHATSSEEKKWPVADWISVGSAISARGLRVLVPWGNDAERLEAETIAASVPGAEVMPRLSITGVAQVVGKASLVVGMDTGFVHIADALRRPTVILFTTTSRHLYGVDTPGRAVSLGGGGVVPQRDEVLAAIDEVMPQVTSTN; this comes from the coding sequence ATGAAACGTATTCTCATCGTCAAGCTGACCTCGCTCGGCGACATGGTGTTCACCCAGCCGCTGGTGGCTGACCTGCAGCGCGCCTTTCCCGGCGTCAAGATCGACTGGATCGCCGACTCCTATTGCGCCGACGTGCCGCGCTGGAATCCCAATATCGAGCGCGTGATCGCCGCGCCGCTGCGCGGCTTCAAGAAGGCGCGCAGCTGGGCCGGCGTGCGCGAGATCTTCGCTGCGCTGCGCGCCCTGCGCCGCGAAAAATACGATGCGGTGCTGGACGTCCACGGCGTCTACAAGAGCGCCATCGTCACCTTCCTCGCCCGCACGCGCCACCGCTATGGCTACCCGGTCCAGGAACTGGGCGAGAGCGGCGCACGCTTTGCCTACAACCATGTGTTCCAGCCGTTCGTGGAAGAGGATTGCGCGCGCAACCGCATGCGCCGCGCGGTCAGCCGCGCGCTAGGCTACGCCATGACCCGGGACATGGACTACGGCCTGGAAATGCCGGCGGACACGCCCGCGGCGGCCGGCAAGGGTCCCTACGCGATGCTGTTCCACGCCACTTCCAGCGAAGAAAAGAAGTGGCCGGTGGCCGACTGGATCAGCGTGGGCAGCGCCATCTCGGCGCGCGGGCTGCGCGTGCTGGTGCCCTGGGGCAATGACGCCGAGCGCCTGGAAGCCGAAACCATCGCCGCCAGCGTGCCCGGCGCCGAGGTGATGCCGCGCCTGAGCATCACTGGCGTGGCGCAGGTGGTGGGCAAGGCGTCGCTGGTGGTCGGGATGGACACCGGCTTCGTGCATATTGCCGACGCGCTGCGCCGGCCGACGGTAATCCTGTTCACGACCACCTCGCGCCACCTCTATGGCGTCGATACGCCGGGCCGCGCGGTGTCGCTGGGCGGCGGCGGCGTGGTGCCGCAACGGGACGAGGTGCTGGCTGCCATCGACGAAGTGATGCCGCAGGTCACTTCGACCAACTGA